The Poecilia reticulata strain Guanapo linkage group LG1, Guppy_female_1.0+MT, whole genome shotgun sequence DNA window AGGAGTATTACTACTTTCATTTGGTGAGTATAAAATTCAAACCAGACTAGTACATAGTCGTCACATAATGTATAATGTAACCGACATTCGTTGTTAAGGATGATGAAATGTCAACATAAGGGTTTGGGTACTGATCTATCCACTGTACTTCTGTGCTTTTACGCATTTATTTGTCGACATACGTCAACACCATGCGATCACTCAGGTTGCCAGGTCCACTTGTCAACACAACTGCGCGAAATACATGTGCAGACGTAAACAAACTCAAACTGATTGatacatttcttttctgttcgCTTTAAGAACCGAAACATCAACGGTTTTAATCCTTACTTTGTCTATATGGAAcagttaaagttttaaaatgctgtgaaatggaaaagaaaaatcattgcgaaaatttaaaaataacttataaaAGCAagaatgtgtttgattttttttttgaaatatgaCATTGAAATATACcaattatattttcattctGAGGGTGGGGTGTGTGGCAAAACACagatgaatagaaaaataacctggttttaattttttttatacttaaaatattaaagactAAAAcctcaaacaaagaaaaccctCACAAAGTTACCTATTTTCTCATATTCTCAATATTAGCATACTTCACCTTGAACTAGCAAAGCAGGTTATGGGCTTCTTTATATTGACAAAACTGCCCTCATATAGTGAAGGTGTTTTCAACATTGAGCTCATAGTGCAATAAAACCGCcaacacgttttgttttttccactgatGAGTTAAAgtggtttgatttatttaaagtaatcCTGTGTTTTATTCAAGATATCTTTTGCAAATGTGAGATgtgtgtttgggttgtttttgttcaaaagtgttttttggtaACTATCACATGGAGGCTGTTTTGGCTCAGTTTCTTTTATATTCTTGAATCAATAATTAAGCAACTGTGTTTTGGAGCTTTAGATGTTGTTATGGTTCTTTTATAACCTCCCAAATGAGTTGTTCGTGCACTCCTGGAGTAATTCTGGTAGGCCACCTACTTCTGGGAACAATCACTAATGTTATATATTTGTGCATAATGCCTCTCCCTGTGGTTTGCTGCAGTCCAAAAGCCTTAGAGATTGCTTTACAAGCCTTTTCAGACAGATAAATGTCAAAGACTTTATCGACTTTTGGAAGGAAGGTGACGTACACTAGTAGTAGTTGCTCATTATCTCTTCTGCCatcatctgttggggcagcagcatcagagccagggaCCTATAAATGTTCAACAGCCTGATAAAACAGGCTAGTACTGTTCTGTGCACGACTGTGGAAActctggagatgatgatgcaaagaaagattcttcataaaatcaagaaaattttGGACAACCCTGAACaccctcttcatgagactgtttTAGGAGTACATGGtaccttcagtcagaggcttcttcagatttgctgtaaCACATCGCTACAAGAGATCTGTATAGATGATTTTTATCATCTACAGTAACTcttttgaagaatctgaattaatgagttacaatgacatttagtttccctttggaatctataaagtatttttgaatttgaaaagtaaagCAGGCTTACTTCAGATTTATCATGTAATCCAGATAATTTGACTTAACTGCGATTCCATACATAAAACTTAatcattttctgaaacaatgtaaaaaaattagtCTATAGCTTTGATGCAACGTCTTTCTTCTTGCCttatgaaaaacatattttattgttcattcaTGTACAAAAGCGGAGATTCAACATGACTAATGTAGGTATAAAACTCAAACCTGGCAACCCAGGGTTATTGTGCTGACACTTGCTGTTTGATTTTAAGCTGACACAGACATTTTGTAGGTCAACCTCAGCGTCAGGTAAGCCGCTAAACCGAgcgttttgctttcttttctataGTCGCAGGAGCTTCTCTTACATTTCATACGATTTTGAATCGATTTTGAATCTCTATCCTTATGTTAATGTTGCGTATTTTGTGGAAGCTTCGTTGTCCTTTGGATGCAGTCGCTTTATTTCGGGGTTTGCGGTTACTGGTCTTTTCTGGTCTCAGCGGCTTCCCGTACGAAGCTCCGTTGCCGTGGTTACAGCGTTCGAAAGCGGTTAGGTTCATAACGGCTAATTTTAGCGCCGCAAAGTTGGTGTAAAAAGCAAAGGAGTTGGAGGAAAATGGCCTCTTTTATGGTTCCCGAGTTCCCCGCCGTTGTGGCGGCGCTGGAGCGTCTGAAGGACCTGGAGAGAGAACTTAGAGAGGACAAACTCCGGTTCTCAGACGAAGGATGCGTCCACCTCACGGCCATTGCAGAAGCCGTAGCCGAGTTAGAGGCCACAAGGCGAGCTGTTCGTGAGCTCTTGGAAGTGGAGACCATAGAAAACTGCAAGCTTAGATATACGATTCTAAACATGACTGATTGTTTGAGGGATGAAATCCTGAGAGACAAAGCAGCAGCCCGGGCTGTTAACGCCGAGGAGATAGAGCAGCTCCACAGAGAGCTCAGGCTATCCTTTCAGACCGTAcgggagaaagaaaataagctgCAGGAGCAGTTAGAAAAACACGAATTGATTCAGGGAGAGAGAGATCGGGTGAGGGATGAACACAAGGAGCTGATCGCCTCTCTGAATGTTCTGGTCAGTCTCAGATACAGCAGGCAGCAGCATCTGGACGAGACGCTGGAGCAGACAGAGCAGTTGAGAAACTCCATCGTTGTTGTTGAGCAGCAGAAATTGTCCTTCAAGCAAAGCGTGGCTTTGGAAAGGGAGAGGTTCTCTGATGAAAAGAAGAACCTGGACAAAAAGATGGCCGACAGGATGGAACAGGTTAAGCAGGAGAGGAAGGTGGTTGAGAAGATTGGATTGGAATTAAAGGAGCTTAAAGAGAATAAAAGGGAAATGGAAAGCAAAATAGAAAAGCTCTTTCAGCAGACAACTGAAGTGCAGGACAATTTGGAAAGTTTGAAGGTGTCCTACTTTAGTTGTGAACAACAACTACAGGAAGAAATGGTGAAGAACAAAGAGCTGAACCAACAGATAGAGACGCAGGAGAAGCACAGCGAAATGCAAGAGGAAGTCTTCAATGTCACCGTCAAAAATCTGCAAAAGGAAACCATTGAAGTGGAAGACGGCCTAGAGGATGCTCTGGCTGCCCAGGTGCTCCTCAAAGAATCGCTGGCCTACCATTCTAAACTGTGCAAGCGTCAGCTtggagtggaggaggaggtCGCGGCCGACCATCAGTGGGTCTCCACGGAGCTGGAGCGCTCCCGGGTGCAGCTGGAGGAGCGCATTGCCTCCATCGTCAAGCAGAACAAGGATATCATGGAGATGGAGAAGATAATGCAAGAGCTCCTGGAGGACGAGCAGATCAGCAGACGCATTGCTGAATCCAGAAAGAAAGAGCTGATTGTCGATCTGGATGaggtgaaattaaaaatcaagCACTTAGAAGAGAAAATCAAGCGACTCAACAGGGTCCTGGAGACTAAGAAGAGAAAGCAGCAGAATTATGAGGAGAAAATGACATCCAGtatacacaaaaacaaaaagagatatGAGGCGCTGTTGCAGGAGCGGGCTGCGCTGCTTGAGCGGCATCCTGACAGCGAAAATTTTGACTTGATGCTCCATCAGATGGCTCTACTGGAGAAGAAGAACAGAGAGACCCAAAGCCT harbors:
- the ccdc175 gene encoding golgin subfamily A member 6-like protein 22; the encoded protein is MASFMVPEFPAVVAALERLKDLERELREDKLRFSDEGCVHLTAIAEAVAELEATRRAVRELLEVETIENCKLRYTILNMTDCLRDEILRDKAAARAVNAEEIEQLHRELRLSFQTVREKENKLQEQLEKHELIQGERDRVRDEHKELIASLNVLVSLRYSRQQHLDETLEQTEQLRNSIVVVEQQKLSFKQSVALERERFSDEKKNLDKKMADRMEQVKQERKVVEKIGLELKELKENKREMESKIEKLFQQTTEVQDNLESLKVSYFSCEQQLQEEMVKNKELNQQIETQEKHSEMQEEVFNVTVKNLQKETIEVEDGLEDALAAQVLLKESLAYHSKLCKRQLGVEEEVAADHQWVSTELERSRVQLEERIASIVKQNKDIMEMEKIMQELLEDEQISRRIAESRKKELIVDLDEVKLKIKHLEEKIKRLNRVLETKKRKQQNYEEKMTSSIHKNKKRYEALLQERAALLERHPDSENFDLMLHQMALLEKKNRETQSLCQQEVDQIIAGTEKINRSIEEKEREQEELMKTLKEVETKWREEKLKNDKIREQKDALTKRKSELEQSIQDMTEHTRKLLAPRDEMKAELGELHESHINMVNKQNSVLREMEVNMYGLSLILGQIKKENSRLQLSIRQMMEDISTSRQEKERYQQEVQEFSNKTKALFKEIQEGFRQDNSVIKGIKKSDNKLLSLMGSGLKELKNRNLQLMSINTLLHQAMLEFSKRLGDKAIERWQQ